TGAATCCCTAAATTCTTGACTATTTttgtattgttttttattgttgtaGTTGATAAATCAATTTTGCTATCATTATTAATGCCGTTCACTTGATAACCATTAATTTGACTAGAAGACATATCTCACGAAACAACAATAGTATCTTGATCAATTTCATCATCGTTATCgtcataattttcttcatagtCTTCAGACATACTGTTATTGAACTGTTCTAAAAGTCCGCTGATGAATGAAGCTAGACAAGTCCATTGACGGTCGTTCTTCAGGGCGTTTACTCCAACACCTATAaggttttataattaattatttttcttacattttatagaaaaattaaaaaaaaaaaaaggttcaaaaattacctggtgattaaattttcaattgggACAACCTTCAATAAGAGGTGGTCGTTGTCCAACATGTACTGCCCACATGATGCGATACGCAGATCCACCAATATCATCGAATGGTTTTCGACGGGCCAATATCTCCCACAATATCACCCCCCAACTGAATATATCACATTTTTCAATGTAACGCGAGCCTTCAAATACTTCTGGTGCCATCCATGCTGCAGAGCCTTTGTTATTTGTCATGTTCAAGTCACAAGCCGTACCAAAGTCGCAGATTTTTAGCGTTCTTCCACcaagaattaataataaatttggtgGTTTAAAATCTCTGAAAATTAATGACTTAAAttagctataaaaaaaaaaaacatcaaatgATACTTGAAggactgtaattttttatttacttttaaagaTTTCTCTATTATATTACCCGAGTTTCGcatttgaatcatttatttaagaaaccCATAAGTCACATTTTTTGCGAAATTGAGTTATTTGTATTTCTTGGTTCTTTGCACATAATCCCATCAAAACCaacaaaaaaatctcaaagaTCGgcgtttgaataaaaaataatagagtGAGAAAAATGTAATTCTATTGAGAAATTCCTCACATCACTGGCTTATGGggtttcttaaataaatatataaatatattttttcaagaatatataatttttttctttcaatcgAAAACTTATAGAAGGAACgttattaccaaaaaaaatatacaaaatactAAGTAACAGTAAATTATACAAGATcaactattttaaattactttatcTAATGACATcgaaatctatatatataaaagaaagTCGTGTTAGTTACTTCACTTATAACTCAAGAACGGCTGAACCGATTTAGCTGAAAATTGGCAGGGAGGTAGTTTAGAGCCAGGAGAAGGACATAGGATACTTTTTATCCCGTTCGACATCATTCCCGTGTGACTTGACATGTAACGTCAGTCACTATAAAACGTGGTATAACAAAAAAGAATCAGACTTGGAATAACAAAATTGACGTATAATGACAGCTATGTAATGACGTATGGATGACTATTTGATATTTGTAAGAAATCTATACTactatataaatctattgactCTGTCtgtacattcaattttttcatataattttgtgataaataatcGTTTTATGATGCGCTGATTCACatccaactttttttttttttttgtctgtctgtctgtctgtctgtctgtctgtatgTCTTCTTATAACTCAAGAACGGCTTGACcaatcttaataaaaattggtaTACAGTCAGAAGACGTTATTCTGCAAATGATAGGACATATATGATGTCGGTCAAGCCAGTGGTGGTTATGAAATAGGAGtcctaatctatattattatgtGATTCCTATTTatatatagtcactcatcacgatatctcgggAACCACCAGACCtagaaacttgaaatttggtaggaatattacttttgccatgtagaggtcagctaacaACGGTTTTAAAGAAATTCCTCCTCCAAAGGGgtttgcgggggcgttaacaatgaaaaatttccagttttaaaatatagctcctatcgactccaaatttgggaGTAATTCTCTGTCAAAGATGTAGAAATAGtatatgaatgaattttacgatatttaaCCTCAcaggggattgcgggggtgagtattaacaatgaaaaattttaagtttcaaactgtagctcttacagactccaaatttggtaggaattttctgtgAGTGATgtataaatcatttatgaacgaattttacgatagctcacCCGACAGGGAATTGcgagggtgggtgttaacaattaaaatttttaatttccaagctatagttCCCATAAACTTCAAAgttggtaagaatctgctacatatgaggtagaaatgatctaagagcggaatTAATGGCAACCTAATCCAAATATGAactgcgggggtgggtgttaacaatgaaaatttttaatttccaagctataacTCTTATAGgttccaaatttggtaagaatctgctatatgtgtggtagaaatgatctaagaatggattttgtGACAACTTATTCCAAATATGGATTGAGAGAGTGggtataaacaaaaaaaattttgattttcaaaatatagctCCTACATGCTCCAAATTGAGTAGGAGTCTTCTATATCTATACTATATCTATACTATATGAATGTCTGCGACATAAATTAAAACGTGAATTGATTCATTTATCAAATCGAAATTATtgagttaataataaatatcatcattattcatataaataagtaatactaacatatttaaatatatagcTTTTATTATCTACCCACGCCCCTGGTAatccttaattaaaaaataatcgatcATAAGAACTTCTTCTTCCATAAAGAACATGACGATATTCGAATTCCTTTTTGTGTTcatcacttaaaaaattaaattataatttgttgttttaatttttatgtgaaaccaaatttatttatgtaataaatgaataaaaattaattaataactataaattacTATTAGAATCAAAAATAACCAGTGAAGCGGGAAAGTAACAgctatatttgatatatatttatatatattcatattagATATTATATTAAGTGTACAGTTGAATTATGCcacgcgaagcgggcgggcACAGCtagttatcaattaaaaaactcCATTACTTTGGTTTATCGCAAACGATTTTCTGtcaatgattttttgatagcctaataatttttaaatattgtttcaTCCTCAATTGCTTGtcttaataatcaaataaattataactttaattattataataagttattgaatagattaaaaaaagtttcagttaaagagaTTTATAAGTTCTTCttcaaggaatttttttttacatttgatACTGAATAATTATCACATATCCACTTTCCTATCCTATCTAGATATTCAATAATctttatttagtgtcatttAATTCCAATTGAATTACATTAATATGCCTTCTTTTGGTTCAACATATATAAGCAAGATGCTCCAAATTAAGAGGCAACAAACgcaataacataaaaattagttgTTTAACCACTTACCCAACGACCAGCTTCTGCAAAATTAGTTTCGCGAtcatattaattcaaaaagttgCTCACATTATTGTGGAGAGTAGAGATACCCGAGGATACCTCTACCCTCCATAAGCTCCAACTTGCCACGACACAAATTTCCACCATAATGGATATTTTAATTTGG
This genomic window from Cotesia glomerata isolate CgM1 unplaced genomic scaffold, MPM_Cglom_v2.3 scaffold_70, whole genome shotgun sequence contains:
- the LOC123274758 gene encoding mitogen-activated protein kinase kinase kinase 7-like — protein: DFKPPNLLLILGGRTLKICDFGTACDLNMTNNKGSAAWMAPEVFEGSRYIEKCDIFSWGVILWEILARRKPFDDIGGSAYRIMWAVHVGQRPPLIEGVGVNALKNDRQWTCLASFISGLLEQFNNSMSEDYEENYDDNDDEIDQDTIVVS